In one window of Photorhabdus laumondii subsp. laumondii DNA:
- a CDS encoding IS630-like element ISPlu19 family transposase produces the protein MKIFITDEQKAELEHLHHTCRDKRECDRIKAVLLASEGWSSVMIAQALRLHEMTVNRHISDYLNQGKLKSDNGGSDSLLSQEQTDFLINHLSQHLFHHTHEIVAYVAQLWNITFSIPGMNKWLHRQGFSYKKPCGVPHKFDAEKQRQFIEYYENLKVTAKDEPILFLDAVHPTQGTKLGYGWMRKGEKKTVKTTGSRTRLNILGALNLNAIGRTVFQEYQTINDYNICCFFNEIRKSYPDYHQKIHLIVDGAGYNKAHLVKEWAYVSNIELHYLPPYSPNLNPIERLWKVMNEQVRNNRYFADKHEFRDNVFKFFTTTLPDIADSLMSRINDHFQVLKTAS, from the coding sequence AAAGCGGTCCTGCTGGCCTCTGAAGGCTGGAGTTCAGTGATGATCGCTCAGGCCCTGCGTCTTCATGAAATGACCGTTAACCGTCATATCAGCGATTACCTTAATCAAGGTAAACTTAAATCTGATAATGGGGGGTCTGATAGTTTGCTTTCTCAAGAACAAACTGATTTTTTAATCAATCACTTATCTCAACATCTTTTCCATCACACCCATGAAATCGTGGCCTATGTTGCTCAGCTCTGGAATATTACCTTTAGCATTCCCGGCATGAATAAATGGCTACACCGTCAGGGTTTTTCTTATAAAAAACCTTGTGGCGTCCCTCATAAATTCGACGCAGAAAAACAGCGACAATTTATTGAATATTATGAGAATCTTAAAGTCACAGCGAAAGACGAACCCATCCTTTTTCTTGATGCTGTTCACCCGACTCAAGGCACCAAACTCGGTTATGGCTGGATGCGAAAAGGCGAGAAAAAAACAGTAAAAACAACAGGAAGCCGGACTCGCCTGAATATATTGGGCGCGCTCAACCTGAATGCCATTGGTCGTACGGTGTTCCAGGAATATCAAACCATCAATGACTACAACATTTGCTGTTTTTTCAATGAAATAAGAAAGTCTTATCCTGACTATCATCAAAAAATTCATCTTATTGTGGATGGGGCGGGTTACAACAAAGCTCATCTTGTTAAGGAGTGGGCTTATGTTAGCAATATTGAGTTACATTACCTTCCTCCCTATAGCCCAAATTTAAACCCAATAGAGCGATTATGGAAGGTCATGAATGAACAGGTTCGAAATAACCGTTATTTTGCGGATAAACATGAATTTCGAGACAACGTCTTCAAATTTTTCACCACAACGCTACCGGATATAGCGGACTCGCTGATGTCTAGAATTAACGACCATTTTCAGGTGCTAAAAACTGCATCTTGA
- a CDS encoding Imm43 family immunity protein, with translation MNYYVLMNDYNSSLMPRYLHAIVDTENQINEKWDYEGSRHDIPYYLLDKECPNTLYLLCNKNIGKLWFNYYQHNMAHILSDRFFDIINEFKLSDHVLKKLIATSIKDGKTINNSLNYLFFTDKELFLNEKYSILEKDKYGNLIPHKLSFHNESLNYDIFSIRTTLLAGFIFISEKVANRLIKENIKRIKLIKLDEVLNHYCVDFKYDIKANVKKGKIKLP, from the coding sequence ATGAATTATTATGTATTAATGAACGATTATAATTCTTCACTAATGCCAAGATATCTTCATGCTATAGTAGATACCGAGAATCAAATTAATGAAAAATGGGATTATGAAGGCTCCAGGCATGATATACCTTATTATCTATTAGATAAGGAATGCCCTAATACTTTATATTTGTTATGTAATAAAAATATTGGGAAATTGTGGTTTAATTATTATCAACACAATATGGCTCATATCCTATCTGATAGATTTTTCGATATTATCAATGAGTTTAAATTAAGTGATCATGTTTTAAAAAAATTAATTGCGACATCTATTAAAGATGGAAAAACTATCAATAACTCATTAAATTATCTTTTTTTTACTGACAAAGAGTTATTTCTAAATGAAAAATATTCAATATTGGAAAAAGATAAATATGGAAATTTAATTCCTCATAAATTATCTTTTCATAATGAATCATTAAATTATGATATTTTTTCAATACGGACTACTTTATTAGCAGGATTTATTTTTATTTCAGAAAAAGTAGCTAACAGATTAATTAAAGAAAATATCAAAAGAATAAAGCTAATTAAATTAGATGAAGTCTTGAATCACTATTGTGTAGATTTTAAGTACGACATTAAAGCTAATGTCAAAAAAGGGAAAATAAAATTACCCTAA
- a CDS encoding SMI1/KNR4 family protein, translated as MKKEDILEKLNSIEKELNIKLPNFYRKFLSEKIQNEPYIEITGKDQENIYVYNCEYVIKRNKTYNIQEAKPNYFLIGQDGDLGYFIYVEKDKESDIIYSLDLGALGSVEMDKEADKEANDIYSLGI; from the coding sequence ATGAAGAAAGAAGATATTTTAGAGAAATTAAATTCTATTGAAAAAGAATTGAATATTAAATTACCTAATTTTTATAGAAAGTTTTTATCCGAGAAAATTCAAAATGAACCTTATATTGAAATAACCGGAAAAGATCAAGAAAATATATATGTTTATAATTGTGAATATGTTATTAAAAGAAATAAAACATATAACATTCAAGAGGCTAAACCAAATTATTTTTTAATCGGTCAAGATGGTGATCTTGGTTACTTTATATATGTAGAAAAAGATAAGGAAAGTGATATTATTTATAGCCTAGACTTGGGGGCTTTAGGTAGCGTAGAAATGGATAAGGAAGCGGATAAAGAAGCAAATGATATTTATAGTTTAGGAATATAA
- a CDS encoding DUF7706 family protein, with protein sequence MTIAIEHLQDIQLTHLEALALAQLVKRLNWAEIRACAVNDEEAYQIKDALGKLQSALAYRGYAPR encoded by the coding sequence ATGACAATAGCCATTGAACATTTGCAGGACATTCAGTTAACTCACCTTGAAGCGCTGGCTTTGGCCCAACTGGTCAAGCGGCTGAACTGGGCGGAGATACGCGCCTGTGCCGTGAATGACGAGGAGGCGTATCAGATTAAGGATGCCCTCGGTAAGCTTCAATCTGCTCTGGCTTACCGAGGGTATGCGCCACGGTAA
- a CDS encoding RHS repeat-associated core domain-containing protein, with amino-acid sequence MSLGDEIVTRIARVGARHAVHVSPPQGSPGPAAAREGDPIKHASFLGALAGAITGALIGAAVFAAASALVGLTILTGGLATVAVIALGTAATFALGDVISAASSAVTNMVDSIGPPSGTLTSGSPNVFIEGQPAARATTDIAVCSKHPAPPLIAQGSETVLINGSPAARVDDKLACGATIKSGAKTVFIGSGQGTYLAVADEFSAWERAILIAVEFLVPPSRGALKGLGKLFTKPGQGIQGVLKGAKAGAKKAKALLSNRISCAKKAFRETEGAKRYREATKKFFTGDPIDVTTGQLFDQRTDITLGQTLPLVFLRSWVPEEQGLLGPGWTDSFSECALATGDRVEIRTTEGASLYFALPAAYTHSVNPDHPDFTLSRGEQGYILRHRDSPVSKYFTLPHPSSASKEAPRRWLLTEHRDVYDNRLRFIYNKHCQLTQVLHSDGPELTLLYNLRGQLTEIRRTDERLQEVMARYHYHDNGRLAEADSTQNFHLYYEYNAQGLISRWSDGDQTWVDYRYDKQGRCTDSVGAGGFYPVHLDYAPGITRSTTPQGHTTTGHYNDQQLITEIHTPCGGVTRYEYDRWGNLVRQILPEGETLTLTYLADTGRVTSLTEATGAVWQYSYEADSLQLTGMTDPLQRTWLPQYDEQGQPAGFIAPDGRKTTLTRNAFGLVTSETDPDGNSRTQEYDKHQRLVRVLDEENRTVSLGYDSQDRLRSLTAAGALWRWRYDRHHRVAVSDRPDNQLEHFTHDRHGNLTCWTDARGVKWQVEYGPFDLPVARRDGEGHRWQYRYDADTLQLTQVINPQGETYSYTLDADGRVITEQDYAGTQWHYRYDRSGNCIEKRDGEENVTRYDYDAARRLTTLHTPEGPTRYHYDSVGRLLTVDSPDSTLHFEYDGQDRIVREIQPHGEIQRHYPDNRTAERQLLTGETAPVTGPARFSGQTHPGRWQSRREVNRVGELITLTLAGQAPLTIERDDAGRDTGRYVDGGFILRQQYSLMGQLTAQRAGRNPYFFRPAEPDEIEGPAYAGVARRYEYDTALNLTAASDDGQQVNYLLNGNGQVISVGEGRTLREHYQYDETGYPSRRFDGVQEIMGETLYQEGHRLNWVGSHRFVYDRAGRMQEKQFLAEGCRLALTKYRWNSQNQLTGLITPDGIPWEYRYDAFGRRTEKRCIQSGKLTTYLWDGNVPAEIREYQHGRLKMIRHLVFDGWELVAQQTQAFTLNLDNRVELMAGEVQTQYAVSAPTGEPLALFDPAGKRVWRRPKQSLYGLRLGGYGENPQLDPGLRFAGQLFDEESGLFYNRFRYYLPEATCYLSPDPTGLWGGENTYRYVQNPTKFIDPLGLAGENVFIHYTNKAGFDGIMKSGVLHPNVSGKVYITDVLMSPKDVMRDLLINNPNHIGRGDYAIIFKIDPGERGNIRSPSRLEYTHEGKLKLNNILYAGKNPYAILEHLDYDTRLKLTDNQVKIRKCGGK; translated from the coding sequence ATGTCACTTGGTGATGAAATCGTCACCCGGATAGCGCGGGTTGGCGCCCGGCACGCGGTGCACGTCTCCCCGCCACAGGGCTCCCCCGGTCCGGCCGCCGCCCGTGAGGGCGACCCGATTAAACATGCCAGCTTCCTGGGGGCGCTGGCGGGTGCCATTACCGGCGCACTGATAGGGGCGGCGGTCTTTGCCGCGGCATCGGCACTGGTGGGACTGACCATTCTCACCGGGGGATTAGCCACCGTCGCGGTCATTGCGCTGGGAACCGCCGCCACATTTGCCCTGGGCGATGTCATCAGCGCCGCCAGTTCGGCCGTCACGAACATGGTGGACAGCATCGGCCCGCCGAGCGGCACCCTGACGAGTGGCTCCCCCAATGTCTTTATCGAAGGCCAACCGGCGGCCAGAGCCACCACCGATATCGCCGTTTGCAGTAAACACCCGGCGCCGCCCCTGATTGCCCAGGGCAGTGAAACCGTGTTGATTAACGGCTCGCCGGCGGCCCGGGTGGATGACAAACTGGCGTGTGGCGCCACCATAAAATCCGGGGCCAAAACGGTGTTTATCGGCTCCGGTCAGGGAACTTACCTGGCAGTCGCCGACGAGTTTTCCGCCTGGGAACGGGCGATACTGATAGCGGTTGAATTTCTGGTGCCGCCGTCACGAGGCGCCCTTAAGGGGCTGGGTAAGCTGTTTACCAAACCCGGTCAGGGAATTCAGGGGGTATTGAAAGGCGCGAAGGCGGGTGCTAAAAAGGCTAAGGCGCTCCTCTCAAATCGAATTTCCTGTGCCAAAAAAGCTTTCAGAGAAACTGAAGGGGCAAAACGTTACCGGGAAGCGACGAAAAAATTCTTTACCGGCGACCCGATTGACGTCACCACCGGCCAGTTGTTTGACCAGCGGACCGACATCACCCTCGGCCAGACCCTGCCGCTGGTGTTTCTGCGCAGCTGGGTGCCGGAGGAACAGGGCTTACTGGGGCCGGGCTGGACGGACAGCTTCTCCGAATGCGCCCTTGCCACCGGCGACCGGGTAGAAATCCGCACCACCGAAGGGGCTTCTCTCTATTTTGCCTTACCGGCCGCTTATACCCACAGTGTTAACCCGGACCACCCGGACTTTACCCTGAGCCGGGGAGAACAGGGATATATTCTCCGTCACCGTGATTCACCGGTCAGCAAATATTTTACCCTGCCCCATCCGTCATCCGCCTCAAAAGAGGCACCCCGGCGCTGGTTGCTGACGGAACACCGGGACGTGTATGACAACCGGCTGCGGTTTATCTATAACAAGCACTGTCAACTGACACAGGTTCTCCACAGTGACGGGCCGGAGTTGACGCTGCTTTATAACCTGCGCGGACAACTGACAGAGATACGCCGCACCGATGAAAGGTTACAGGAAGTGATGGCCCGTTATCACTACCATGACAACGGCCGGCTGGCGGAAGCGGACAGTACTCAGAACTTCCACCTGTACTATGAATATAACGCGCAGGGCCTGATAAGCCGCTGGTCCGATGGCGACCAGACCTGGGTGGATTACCGTTATGATAAACAGGGGCGCTGTACTGACAGTGTGGGAGCCGGCGGCTTCTATCCGGTCCATCTGGATTATGCCCCCGGCATAACCCGCTCCACCACCCCACAGGGGCACACCACCACCGGGCATTACAACGACCAGCAGTTAATCACTGAAATCCACACCCCGTGCGGCGGCGTGACCCGTTATGAATACGACCGCTGGGGCAATCTGGTCAGACAGATATTACCGGAAGGGGAAACCCTGACGCTGACTTATCTGGCCGATACCGGCCGGGTCACTTCGCTGACGGAGGCGACCGGCGCGGTATGGCAATACAGCTATGAGGCTGACAGCCTGCAACTGACCGGCATGACCGACCCGCTGCAACGCACCTGGCTGCCCCAGTATGATGAACAGGGCCAGCCGGCCGGATTTATTGCGCCGGACGGCCGGAAAACCACGCTGACCCGCAATGCTTTCGGGCTGGTGACATCCGAAACAGACCCGGACGGCAACAGCCGCACACAGGAATATGATAAGCATCAGCGGCTGGTGCGGGTGCTGGATGAAGAGAACCGGACCGTCAGTCTGGGTTATGACAGCCAGGACCGGCTGCGCAGCCTGACCGCGGCAGGGGCGCTGTGGCGCTGGCGTTACGACCGTCATCACCGGGTGGCGGTCAGCGACCGGCCGGACAACCAGCTGGAACACTTCACCCATGACCGCCACGGGAACTTAACCTGCTGGACCGATGCCCGCGGTGTGAAATGGCAGGTCGAGTATGGCCCGTTTGACCTGCCGGTCGCCCGGCGTGACGGCGAGGGGCATCGCTGGCAGTATCGTTATGATGCCGACACGCTGCAACTGACGCAGGTGATTAACCCGCAGGGGGAAACCTACAGCTACACCCTGGATGCCGACGGGCGGGTTATCACCGAGCAGGATTATGCCGGCACGCAGTGGCATTATCGCTATGACCGGTCGGGGAACTGCATTGAAAAGCGGGACGGGGAAGAGAACGTGACCCGCTATGACTATGATGCTGCCCGCCGGCTGACGACGCTGCACACCCCGGAAGGCCCCACCCGTTATCATTACGACAGCGTGGGCCGGCTGTTAACCGTGGACTCCCCGGACAGCACCCTGCATTTTGAATATGACGGGCAGGACCGGATAGTGCGGGAAATTCAGCCGCACGGAGAAATTCAGCGTCACTACCCGGATAACCGCACCGCAGAACGGCAGTTGCTGACCGGCGAAACAGCGCCGGTCACCGGCCCGGCCCGGTTTAGCGGTCAGACCCACCCCGGCCGCTGGCAGAGCCGGCGGGAAGTTAACCGGGTGGGAGAACTGATTACGCTGACGCTGGCAGGGCAGGCACCCCTGACCATCGAACGGGATGACGCCGGCCGGGATACGGGACGTTATGTGGACGGGGGATTTATTCTGCGCCAGCAGTACAGCCTGATGGGCCAGTTAACCGCGCAACGGGCCGGCCGCAATCCCTATTTTTTCCGGCCGGCTGAACCGGACGAGATTGAGGGACCCGCTTACGCGGGCGTGGCCCGCCGGTATGAATACGATACCGCGCTGAATCTGACCGCCGCCAGTGATGACGGGCAGCAGGTCAATTATCTCCTCAACGGCAACGGCCAGGTGATTTCGGTGGGGGAGGGCCGGACACTGCGCGAGCATTATCAGTATGATGAAACGGGGTACCCGTCAAGACGGTTTGACGGGGTGCAGGAGATTATGGGGGAAACCCTCTATCAGGAGGGCCATCGCCTGAACTGGGTGGGCTCGCACCGGTTTGTTTACGACCGGGCCGGCCGCATGCAGGAGAAACAGTTTTTAGCGGAAGGGTGCCGGCTGGCGCTGACGAAATACCGGTGGAACAGCCAGAATCAGCTGACCGGGCTTATCACCCCGGACGGGATACCGTGGGAATATCGCTATGACGCCTTCGGACGGCGGACAGAAAAACGGTGTATCCAGAGCGGTAAGCTGACCACCTATCTGTGGGATGGGAATGTGCCGGCGGAAATCCGCGAATATCAGCACGGCCGGCTGAAAATGATCCGCCATCTGGTGTTTGACGGCTGGGAACTGGTGGCGCAGCAGACGCAGGCGTTTACGCTTAATCTGGATAACCGGGTGGAGCTGATGGCCGGGGAGGTGCAGACCCAGTATGCGGTCAGCGCCCCGACCGGCGAGCCGCTGGCGCTGTTCGACCCGGCAGGCAAACGGGTGTGGCGACGACCGAAGCAGTCCCTGTACGGGCTGCGGCTGGGCGGATACGGCGAAAACCCGCAGCTGGACCCGGGCCTGAGATTTGCGGGGCAACTTTTTGATGAAGAAAGTGGTTTATTTTATAACCGATTTCGCTATTATTTGCCGGAAGCGACGTGCTACCTCAGCCCTGATCCAACTGGCCTCTGGGGTGGTGAGAATACCTATCGCTATGTGCAAAATCCCACGAAATTTATTGACCCTCTAGGGCTTGCTGGTGAAAATGTATTTATTCACTATACAAATAAAGCGGGTTTTGACGGCATTATGAAGAGCGGTGTTCTTCATCCAAACGTCAGTGGAAAAGTTTATATAACGGATGTACTAATGTCTCCAAAAGATGTAATGAGAGATTTATTGATAAACAACCCCAATCATATAGGACGAGGAGACTATGCGATTATTTTCAAAATAGATCCAGGGGAAAGAGGAAATATCCGCTCACCTTCTAGATTAGAATATACTCATGAAGGAAAGTTGAAATTGAATAATATTCTGTATGCCGGTAAAAACCCATATGCCATATTAGAACATCTTGATTATGATACGAGACTCAAACTCACTGATAATCAAGTTAAAATCAGAAAGTGCGGAGGAAAATAA
- a CDS encoding DUF1795 domain-containing protein, whose product MENTTYQMNEGSLAIPGNWRDESMNVFVLPDDSGINLVVSRTPVPAGMDNPAYYEQTLEQFCTHLPGYQEHQRSEITLSQQPARRLDYQWTSPEGDMYQTVILQIRGPLLLTFNLTSPAPFEAGQRDTLLAIVHSFQAA is encoded by the coding sequence ATGGAAAACACAACCTATCAGATGAATGAAGGCTCACTGGCTATCCCGGGCAACTGGCGGGATGAATCCATGAATGTATTTGTGCTGCCGGACGACAGCGGCATCAATCTGGTGGTCAGCCGCACCCCGGTCCCCGCCGGCATGGATAACCCCGCTTACTATGAACAGACCCTGGAGCAGTTCTGCACCCATCTGCCCGGGTACCAGGAGCATCAGCGCAGCGAAATCACCCTCAGCCAGCAACCCGCCCGCCGTCTGGATTACCAGTGGACAAGCCCGGAAGGCGACATGTACCAGACCGTGATACTGCAAATCCGGGGCCCGCTGCTGCTGACCTTCAACCTGACCTCCCCCGCGCCTTTTGAAGCCGGCCAGCGTGATACCCTGCTGGCAATTGTCCACAGTTTTCAGGCAGCCTGA
- a CDS encoding type VI secretion system tip protein VgrG, with protein MSFQKKTANAGNLAQQIADRLSPQSAGGLQFTLTAGGLPPHTFVVAGFTLHEALSTPFTLTVSLASADPAIDFAAVLDQSATLTILRAGKVERTVTGMVASFVQGNTGKHQTRYDMTIRPDMWRTTLRQNARIFQQQDIKTILTTLLKENGVRDVAFSLRNPHPEREFCVQYRETDFDFLQRLTAEEGIFYFFEFTGNKNTLVFADDAGSVVKGPVLPYHPDDAEQARQLCITRLTRQAQVRPAVVELKDYTFKNPAWAAEFRHQMREQDLQHTGYEHFDFPGRFKDEQHGADFTRYRLEALRNNALTGDGDSNAATMQPGVLFTLTGHPRPDLNRCWQLVGVTHHGSQPQALEQAAGESGTVMRNDFTFIADNQHWRPAPLPKPAMEGPQIAKVVGPAGEEIYCDAYGRIRLQFLWDRYGRSNDSSSCWIRVTQPWAGQGWGMLAIPRIGQEVVVDFLNGDPDQPIVTGRTYHASNLPPGALPGSKTQMTFRSKTHKGDGYNELRFEDAKGSEALALHAQRDMNTVVLNNRETRVMNDHTESIGHNQMLSVRNDRHKEVTGNEVSAITGLRQITVEKDSLLNVKNNIQIQARAGGIEIATAGGSITIDNAGNISIQGANITINGKQVNVN; from the coding sequence ATGTCATTTCAGAAAAAAACCGCCAACGCCGGCAACCTCGCACAACAAATCGCTGACCGGCTGAGTCCGCAAAGCGCCGGCGGGTTACAGTTTACCCTCACCGCCGGCGGCCTGCCGCCGCACACCTTTGTGGTGGCCGGCTTTACCCTGCACGAAGCCCTCTCCACCCCGTTCACGCTGACCGTCAGTTTAGCCAGCGCCGACCCGGCGATTGATTTCGCCGCCGTCCTCGACCAGAGCGCCACCCTGACCATCCTGCGCGCCGGCAAAGTCGAGCGCACCGTCACCGGCATGGTCGCCAGCTTTGTCCAGGGCAATACCGGCAAACATCAGACCCGCTATGACATGACCATCCGGCCCGATATGTGGCGCACCACCCTGCGCCAGAATGCCCGGATTTTTCAGCAGCAGGATATCAAAACCATCCTCACCACCCTGCTTAAAGAGAACGGCGTCCGGGATGTGGCGTTCAGCCTGCGCAATCCGCACCCGGAACGGGAGTTCTGCGTCCAGTACCGCGAAACCGATTTTGACTTTCTGCAACGCCTCACCGCCGAAGAAGGGATTTTTTACTTCTTTGAATTCACCGGCAATAAAAACACCCTGGTGTTTGCCGACGATGCGGGCTCTGTCGTCAAAGGCCCGGTGCTGCCCTATCACCCCGACGACGCTGAACAGGCCCGGCAACTGTGCATTACCCGGCTGACCCGCCAGGCGCAGGTACGGCCGGCGGTGGTCGAGCTCAAAGATTACACCTTCAAAAACCCGGCCTGGGCGGCGGAGTTCCGTCATCAGATGCGGGAACAGGACCTCCAGCATACCGGCTATGAACATTTCGATTTTCCCGGCCGCTTCAAAGACGAACAGCACGGCGCTGATTTCACCCGCTACCGGCTGGAAGCGCTGCGCAACAATGCCCTGACCGGCGACGGTGACAGTAATGCCGCGACGATGCAGCCCGGCGTGCTGTTCACCCTGACCGGCCATCCCCGGCCTGACCTCAACCGGTGCTGGCAGCTGGTCGGCGTCACCCATCATGGCAGTCAGCCGCAGGCGCTGGAACAGGCCGCCGGGGAGAGCGGCACCGTGATGCGCAACGACTTTACCTTCATTGCTGATAATCAGCACTGGCGCCCGGCCCCGTTACCCAAACCGGCGATGGAGGGCCCGCAGATTGCCAAAGTGGTCGGCCCGGCCGGCGAAGAAATCTACTGCGACGCCTACGGCCGCATCCGCCTGCAATTCCTCTGGGACCGCTACGGCCGGAGCAACGACAGCAGCTCCTGCTGGATACGGGTGACCCAGCCCTGGGCCGGTCAGGGCTGGGGCATGCTGGCAATACCGCGGATTGGGCAGGAAGTGGTGGTGGACTTTCTTAACGGCGACCCGGACCAGCCGATTGTCACCGGGCGCACCTACCATGCCAGCAATCTCCCGCCAGGAGCCCTGCCCGGCAGCAAAACCCAGATGACCTTCCGCTCCAAAACCCATAAAGGGGACGGCTACAACGAACTGCGCTTCGAGGATGCCAAAGGCAGTGAAGCGCTGGCTTTACACGCCCAGCGGGACATGAACACCGTGGTACTCAATAACCGCGAAACCCGGGTCATGAACGACCACACCGAAAGCATCGGCCATAATCAGATGCTTTCGGTCAGAAACGACCGCCACAAAGAGGTGACAGGCAATGAAGTCAGCGCTATCACCGGCCTGCGTCAAATCACGGTCGAAAAAGACAGCCTGCTGAACGTCAAAAATAACATCCAGATACAGGCCCGGGCGGGGGGTATCGAAATTGCCACGGCCGGCGGCAGCATCACCATCGACAATGCCGGCAATATCAGCATTCAGGGGGCCAATATCACCATCAATGGCAAACAGGTCAATGTGAACTGA
- a CDS encoding VasL domain-containing protein → MSALQGFGLGLLLGAFVLTGTWLGFYRPLQQQFTALTDTPDGARLAWLSHPDLTTYARQLTRLADTSPLVVLQQAEQLTDRAQKTWPQDRRQQRETQRWQQLQSIRRENAPVSGSWQQTRHQLQLLADNILTQERNRGSFTLSYLKTAIYQIQHSHNRDVPLEELLRQLSVAVEQGESVSPALIKKTDDRFNALLSQYYALQQAAGLTALPEKNRP, encoded by the coding sequence ATGAGTGCCTTACAGGGGTTCGGCCTGGGCCTGTTACTGGGTGCATTCGTCCTGACCGGGACCTGGCTGGGATTTTACCGGCCGCTGCAACAGCAATTCACTGCCCTGACTGACACCCCGGACGGGGCCAGACTGGCCTGGCTGTCCCACCCAGACCTGACAACCTATGCCCGGCAGTTAACCCGGTTAGCGGACACCTCCCCGCTGGTGGTGCTGCAACAGGCTGAGCAGCTGACCGACAGGGCACAAAAAACCTGGCCGCAGGACCGCCGGCAGCAGCGGGAAACGCAGCGCTGGCAGCAGTTACAGTCCATCCGGCGGGAAAACGCGCCGGTCTCCGGCAGCTGGCAGCAGACCCGGCATCAGCTCCAGTTACTGGCGGACAATATCCTGACCCAGGAGCGCAACCGGGGCAGTTTCACCCTCTCTTACCTGAAAACGGCGATTTACCAAATCCAGCACAGCCACAACCGTGACGTCCCGCTGGAAGAGCTGCTGCGCCAGCTTTCCGTCGCCGTCGAACAGGGTGAGAGCGTCTCGCCGGCGCTGATAAAAAAGACCGACGACCGGTTTAACGCCCTGCTCAGCCAGTATTACGCGTTGCAGCAGGCCGCCGGCCTGACCGCGCTCCCTGAGAAAAACCGCCCGTAA